Within Leptospira noumeaensis, the genomic segment AAGACAGGTACGGCTCCCAAAGAAAAGGGAATGGATACAAAAATGAAAAAGAAAATGAGCTTTCGGAAAAGTAAGGAAGATAAAACGACCACGATGGTCATTCTCCGTCCAGAGGCGAACGGAGAAAAGAAAAAGTTTATCGAAACTATTTAGCGTTTTGGGATTGGCTAAAAATTTGATTTCTGTTATCACTTAAGTCTTTGCCGTATTTATCGGAAATTGCTTTTTTATCAGCCTCCGCTTCTTTGAAATCAGAAAGGATTTTGATCCCATAGTCTTTGGCAATTCGGTAATGTACGATAGAGTCGTAGAATCTATCTTCACGAGACATGTCAGTGGCAAGCCCCATTTGTCCATAAGCGATACGAAGTTTTTGTTGGCCTTCTGCAATTTCGCGGTAAGGAATGATGACTTTAGATCCTTCTTGAGAAGTTTCCACAAGTTGCGCTTGTTCTTGCCCAGTGATTAAATCAGCACATTCAGCAAGTAGGTTCTGAGTTTTGGTATCGTAATTTTTAGCAAATTTTCCAAGGAGTGCGGTGATGTCTTTTTCTAAAGCAACCATCGCTTTTCCAGAAGCAATGTAAGCACGACGATAATAATACCTTAAAACCACTTGGTAGTCTTTTTTGATTTTTTCTAAGGCAGTTTTGGAATCAGGGACTTCATCTCCAAAATTGGCAGTAACAATTGTTAGAAGTTTGATAGAGTTAATGACTCGGTCTTTGTTATATTCTGAAATATTTTTGTATTGTTTACGTTCTAAATTATTTCCTTGGTCCAGTTTGTCCAGATCCTCAAAGGATTCTTTCCCTTTTTCTGGGGCTCCAGACTCCTGCGCAGAAATCGACAAACAAAAGAAACAAAACGAAAGGATGATGAAACTATTTTTTAACACGAAACTTGCTCTCCTTAAACCAAGGAGCAGAATACACGAATCAGAGGAGGTTTGACTACTATTTTTTATCCTTTTGAAAAAAGAGTAATCCATCACCCACCGGATACAAAGTATAACCTGAAACTTGGGATTTCACCTCATTCCAAAGAGCCATCACCGCTAAATCGGATGGTTTTTTCGGATCGGGTGCTAGAACTCGCCCATGCCACAACATATTATCGAATAAAAAATAAGATCTTGGATTTGCCTCTTTCCAAAGGATTCGAAAGATTTCGGGGTAAGTGATTTTATCACAATCCACAAAAAATAGGTCGGACTCCCTCCACTCTAAACTTTCCTTTTCTAAGTAATCCATCACAGAGGCAGTCACCCGTTTAACATGAATTTGGTCTGAGATGCCCATTTTTTTTGCATAGAGATCCAATAAACTCGCTTGTTCTTCATGCCGATCCACTGTTACAAATTTCGACTCAGGGGAACCCACAGCCATCCAAAGAGTGGAATACCCAAGGCCTGTCCCCAATTCCAAAATTTGTTTCGGACGAAGGAGAGAAACTAAATGTGACATCACAGCACCAGTGGCCGCCGTCACAATCGGAATGTTTTTTTCTTTGGCATAAGTTTCCATTTCCGCAAACACAGGATTTGGTTTGAATACCAAATCGGTATCAATGAAAGATTCGAGTTCAGGAATGTAGATGCTTGGTCTAGGTTTCATGATTTGGGAGGTAAAAAAAGAGAAACCCTATCCTTTAAAATGGGAGGGATTTTTTTACGAAGAAGATCATTTAACTCACGATAACTATAACGTTTGGAAGGATGGATGAGAACAATGGCTTCATTTTCAAATGCGGAGGCATGTTCAACAATTTCATCAAAATGAGTATGTCCCCATTCCCGCGCACGGCTCACATCTCTTTTCTCACAATAATAAGTGCATTCCATAAACAGAATTTTACTTTTGCGAACATCTTCATTTTCTAATACATATTCTATTTTTGTATCCCCTGAAAAGGAAACCAAAGGAACAGAAATTTCTTCTGTGGGATCTTCACCCAATTCTTTTTTATTTCGAATTTCTTCCGAACTAAGACTTGTCCATTCTTTCTTAAGTTTCCGTTTTGTTTCGTAAACCGTATAACCTTGTGAAGGAACACGGTGGAAACTTTCCCAAGGTTTAAAAAAATATCCTGGTTTTAACTCCACTCTCTCCCCAAATTCCAAACCGATCAAATCACAGTCATAATCAAATCCTTCGATTTCAGAATATAATTTTAAAATTTGAGACATCTTTGGTTCCAAAGATTTAGGAAGATAAATTTTGGGAACAGAGAGTTTACGAAGGCTCCTTTGCGAAACATAATAAGGAATCCCGCAGGAATGATCCAAATGCGCATGGGATAATAATATCTTCCCGATATGAATTTTATCTGGATTGATAAATCCAAAATCAAACATAAAGTCTAGCGAAGGACAAATGATGGAAGTCCGAATTCCACCTTCGGACAAACCTTCAAATTTAATTCCTTTGTGTTCGAAACTAGCAGTTAACATCAATCTTCCGGGTTTACTAACTTTACTGATCCCTGAAAAGAGGACTCTAAAACTTTCGGGCCAACAATGGTAACTATCAATTTATCTGATTGGAAATAAAGTTTACCAACACGTTTTAAATCAGCGAGAGTCAAACGGTCAATTTCCTTTCTAAAATTTTGTAAGTAACCTTCTGGCATTTTATGATCACGTCTTCGGACTTCACTAGCAAGAGTTCTTTTATCATCTTCAAACTGGAAAACAAACTGATTGATGATGGCATTTTTTGCACGAACCAGTTCTTCTTCTGTCAATGAATCAATGAGTTTTGGTTGGATGAGTTCTCGCATGAGGGACAAAACTTCTTTTGCCGATTCCGTTTTTGTCATCGCATAAAATTGGATGGTTCCATAGTTTTCTTGGAAATCAGTATTACTTCCAGCAGAATAAGCAAGTCCCCGGTTGTTTCGAATTTCTCTCATATAATAGGAGTTAAACCCACCTGCCCCAATGATATAATTCAAAACTTGGATGGCATAAAAATCAGGATGGTTGTGTTCAGGAAGGACTCCGATCATCGAAATAAAGGTTTGATTGACATCTTTTACAACAAGTCGAATGTTTTTTCCTTCCTTCTTTACGTTTTCAGAAAGAATCGAAGGTGTGATGACTTCTGATTCTAATTTCTCAGACCCAGATCCGAG encodes:
- a CDS encoding O-methyltransferase, whose amino-acid sequence is MKPRPSIYIPELESFIDTDLVFKPNPVFAEMETYAKEKNIPIVTAATGAVMSHLVSLLRPKQILELGTGLGYSTLWMAVGSPESKFVTVDRHEEQASLLDLYAKKMGISDQIHVKRVTASVMDYLEKESLEWRESDLFFVDCDKITYPEIFRILWKEANPRSYFLFDNMLWHGRVLAPDPKKPSDLAVMALWNEVKSQVSGYTLYPVGDGLLFFQKDKK
- a CDS encoding MBL fold metallo-hydrolase, yielding MLTASFEHKGIKFEGLSEGGIRTSIICPSLDFMFDFGFINPDKIHIGKILLSHAHLDHSCGIPYYVSQRSLRKLSVPKIYLPKSLEPKMSQILKLYSEIEGFDYDCDLIGLEFGERVELKPGYFFKPWESFHRVPSQGYTVYETKRKLKKEWTSLSSEEIRNKKELGEDPTEEISVPLVSFSGDTKIEYVLENEDVRKSKILFMECTYYCEKRDVSRAREWGHTHFDEIVEHASAFENEAIVLIHPSKRYSYRELNDLLRKKIPPILKDRVSLFLPPKS